The Hevea brasiliensis isolate MT/VB/25A 57/8 chromosome 9, ASM3005281v1, whole genome shotgun sequence nucleotide sequence TAAACCTCACCCCTAGTTTTAAATAATTCAAGCAGTCTAGCATCAAAATCAAACCAACCACTAATACAAGAGAGAAATAGAAAGTCACATAGAGAGAATAATAAGCAATTGTTTAACTTCCTAATTCCCCTTGCCAGAAGTATTTGCAAGTCCACCAAATGGAGAAACTTGGTAAGGACGCTTCCAGATCCTCATTTTCAGGTTGATAGCCTATTCAGTTAGCCTCTTTCATATATTGTCCTATTCATAGCAATAGTCTCGTCCGATTTTTGATCCCTATACTTTGTCCACCTGTTAAAGAACAAAAGGAAATggaatgattttatttttattctattttacaTCAAAACTAATCTTCCAgattccctttttttttcataattaatttccTTTCATAGATAGTAAAACACACAGAATTCATAGATAATGAACCACGACAAAGACCTGAAGAAAAGCAATGGTGTAAGAGTGCTTACTGCAAAAATTCCTTATCCATGATGGGAGTTCCTGTATCATTCACTGTTATTTCTTGGTTGCTCTTCATTGTTAACAATCGAGGACGAGATCGTAAGAACCTTCTATGATGTCTGGATGAGGCATAAGAAACGATTGCTAGATCATCTGATTGTGAGCCATGGTCTTTAGCCTGGTAAAGCAAGTGGATGCCACACTTTTTTACATTAATTCCAAAACCCAAGTCAATAGAAAATTCCACTTCATCCCCTTCTTCCAACTCATCCTTAAATCGCCAACCCGCATCATATTGATCAGTTCCCCTCTTATGATTATCAAATATCCAATAGCACAACCAACTGATATCTTGCTCAACATCTCTTGAAAAGAAGGTGATATGAGGATCATAGATCCATTCAAACAGTTTGGTTTTATTAGTGATCGTGAGAAGAGGACAAGTGTAACAAGATTTCTGTTTTGTTAGGAGGTCCGTTTGATATCTTCCCCATGCGTAAGTAGCATATGTAACAACTCCAATGatggttgaacctggatcaagtCGAGGCACGTGAAAGGATACAATATTGCCTTTATGTAGATCGCCGAACCACATTGGAATCTCATTTCCTGGTAGGAAGATGCTGTATAAGCCCCTCTCAGAAAGAGCCTGCTAAGAAAGTCAAAGTCAGGAAAAGTGAAAGAGAAATGTAAGCAAATTTGGACAAGTTCTGATTCAAGTGAAAAACATAAAATGGGACGTAGAATAGAACTTCCCTCTAAAAACATGACATTGGGGAATTGTTATTAAAATGGTTTAGTGAACAGGTGGCTTTATGAATCAAGGTATTGGTAAGAAAGTGTAAcatcccaaaattttaatttagcaaatttttatttttgggatACTATTAATGTTGTGCATCATGGAAGCGTCtaaactgcaaagaaataaaacaaacacacaaaacaccaatatttacgtggttcaccctctcaacatagggctacattcACGGATATGCAATCTTCCACtatcaataataaataaatcatcattacaagctcataactctactacccatcaacccaattacactCAAGAGAATCAATACTACATCAACCTGCTCAtagaaaatatattagttagtctctcTCAGTCTTCTCTAGATATaatccaatatatttactattacaacacttGTGGTGCCTTCAACTATTATATGAGCAAGAGtcctctcaccaatggacaagaatcccttcttcttgaattctgtcCTTTATCCACCTTAGGCCAAAGCCTCTCTTCactgcaatgggcaaaagcccctcatcaatgggcagagccaaatccgCAGCAATTAGTAAAGCCCTCTCTACAATGGGCGACAGCCTCATTCCATGAGCTGAAAGCCACTgtcttcaatgggcaaaagccaaataatcttttccatcattctcctatttatagtgttaattccctcaatcctgatctgattaggagtcctacTCAATTTAGGTTTAACACTAAAATAGGAGTTCTActctatataggaaatattcctctatcctattgaggaatatttctctcactcaaattaggaaaagatctatccaaattttactaggattttgagtcataattctaacaattaaGCAGGTTCTATTTAATTTTGAGTAAGAGATTAATAAGGgtctttataaatttaatttcagtTTATGCCAAAATATTTGGTTAATTAAGTTGACTAATAGCTTTAGAATTTAATTGGATTAAATTTTTAGTGATTGGTTATATTAGGTTTGATATTGTAGAAAATTCTAgggagataataataataataataataataataataataataataataataataaaaggtagATAATTTTTTATGGGCTAGAAATCACTGCTAAACTTCAATTTCTGGCTCACTAAAATTAGGTAATATCTTTAGATTCACAAATGATGAATTATCAGTTAGAATTGTTGGTTTTTGGAGACTGAGTTTGTGTATAACTGTATAATTTTGGTTAAGTTAGAAGATTCTTTGTGCTTGAGAAATTATATGGTAAGGTTTGAAGCATattggtgaaattagaatttaattTCAAGTGGTATATTATTAGGGGAATAAAATTTTAAGGATGTATTAGATAGCGGATATTCATAGTTTTATAAGAATAtagatttaataaattaaaatgaagctTAATATTGTCAGTTGATTGAAAatgaatatatacatatatgtgtaTGTTGatatattattgaaattataaatgatattgaaattataaatgatAGTGTTATTATGATTAAGTGGTAAAAAAATGGAAGTGCATCAATTCATGTGATGTTTTGCATTTTCTAGATCGATCTTGTTAAATGGCTAATTATGAGGAGTTGTGTCCTAAAGGTTGGAGACAATTTCATATTTTGTAGTGATATTTGAGGGCAGAATAtgctttttatatattatatttgaaattgtacagtagaggttgaaataaataaaaataggtAAGTGATTAAGGAGATAAAGAATAAGACGTATAATTAAATTAGATGAATGTTAAGCTGGAACTATTTTAGTAATATTCATTATGTTAACATTTTGGCTTTTAAGAAGAATCAGTTAATGACTGAGTCTCTGGATTATTGTCATGGAGCTGTTAGTTTAGGAACAAGAATTGGTTGTAGGATGAATTCATGTGTGTGAAGGTTATTTTGGATTCATTGAACTGCCAATTCCGAATTGTCATCCGAGTCACGTTTGTGAATTTAAAACGAATGCTAAGTTTGTTATTTATTGTGAACTGTTAATTTTTAGCAAGGGGAATCTCTCAGTTACAGGATAGATGTTGCTGGATTT carries:
- the LOC131183267 gene encoding uncharacterized protein LOC131183267, producing MCPPQQALSERGLYSIFLPGNEIPMWFGDLHKGNIVSFHVPRLDPGSTIIGVVTYATYAWGRYQTDLLTKQKSCYTCPLLTITNKTKLFEWIYDPHITFFSRDVEQDISWLCYWIFDNHKRGTDQYDAGWRFKDELEEGDEVEFSIDLGFGINVKKCGIHLLYQAKDHGSQSDDLAIVSYASSRHHRRFLRSRPRLLTMKSNQEITVNDTGTPIMDKEFLQWTKYRDQKSDETIAMNRTIYERG